The DNA segment GGCCGGCGGCCGCTCCAAGGTCGCCGTTGCGTCGCACGACGAGCGCGTCGATCCGGTCGGCGCGTGCGTCGGCGTCAAGGGCTCCCGGATCCAGACGATCGTCCGCGAGCTCTCCGGAGAGAAGATCGACATCGTGCCGTGGAGCTCCGACCCGTCCGTGCTCGTGTCGAGGGCCCTCAACCCGGCCAAGGTCTCGAAGGCCATCCTCAACGACGCGGAGCACTCCGTGCGCGTGATCGTGCCGGACGACCAGCTCTCTCTCGCGATCGGCAAGGGCGGGCAGAACGCTCGACTGGCCGCGAAGCTGACCGGGTGGAAGATCGACATCGTCGGCGAGACGGAGCATGCCAGGGACCTCGAGATCGGCCTCGCGCAGCGCGTCGGCGTTGGAGAGCTGCCCGGCGTGGGCCCCAAGTTGGCGGCGGCGCTCGCCGTGGCGGGCTATCGTTACGTCAGGGACCTGGACGGCGTGACGACCGAGGACCTCCTCAAGGTGCCGGGTGTCGGCGAGAAGACCGCGGAGAAGATATCCATTTCGGTCGCCGCGGTCCTCGAGGTTCTCGAGGAGGAGAAGCAGGAGATGCTCCGCGAGATGGAGGAGCGTGCCCGCGCTGAGGCGATGCGCCGCGCTGAGGCTCAGGAGCCGCGCTACGACGCGGAGCCGTCGGAGCCGGGCGAGGCGGACGCCGAAGGGGAAGAGCCCGAGGAGGGCGCGGAGGAGGGCGACGACGCTGCGCCCGCCGACGCCAGCGACGAAGGCGCAGTGGAGCAGGGCGAAGCCGCCGCGACGGAGGGCGAAGCCCAGCCTGAGGAGCGGTAGCGCACGCCGAGCGCCCGTTCGGGTCGAGCGATGGAGGTTGCGGGTGACGAAGAAGCGCATCTATCAGGTGGCCAAGGAGTTCCGCATCTCGAGCGAGGCCCTCGTCGGCATGCTCAAGAAGCTCGGCGTTGACGCGGCGAGCCACATGAACACGATCGAGGACGACGAGATCGAGAGGGCCCGGGCCGAGTTCGAGAAGGAAAAGGAAGCGCTGAAGCGGGAGTACGCCAAGAAGCTCAAGCGGGCGGTGAAGGAGAAGGCGGCGGCCCCGGCTTCGGGCGCGGCGCGTGCGACGGCTCCGGCCCCGCCCCCCGGAGGAGCCAAGGAGCCTCCTGCCCATGAGCCCCCTCCCGCACGGACCCCGACGGCCACGGCGAAGTCTGCACCCACACCGGTCGTTCCCAGGTACGTCAAGCCGGTGCTCCCGGTCGGCGGCATCCCGGTCGTGAAGCGGATCGAACGACCGGCGGCCGCGCCCCGTGAGGGGGCGGCCGCGCAGCCGGCGGCGCCCGAGAAGAGGAAGGGGGCGCAACGCTCGGTGGAGCCTCCCCCCCCGGCCGGACCGGGGCCCGTGGGAGCGGACGCCCTGAGGGCGACGCTGGCGGCGCGCGAAGCGGCCGAGGCCCTCGCGAAGAAGAAGCGCCGCAGAAGACCGCGGATCGACCAGAAGAGCGTCGAGGACACGGTGCGACGGACGCTCGCCGGGACGCTGGACCAGAGAGGGAGGCGAAGGCACAGGAGGGATCGCGACGAGGGAGAGGACGTCGAGGGGACCGTGGAGGAGAGGATCCCGATCCCAGAGTTCTCCTCGGTCGCGGAGTTCGCTGAGCGGCTCGGTGTTCCGGCGAACGACGTCATCAAGAAGTGCATGGACCTGGGGCTTCTCGTCACGATCAACCAGAGGCTGGACGAAGACACGATCCTCCTGCTCGCCGACGAGTTCGACGCGGACGTCGAGTTCATCCACGAGTACGGCGAGGACATCCTCGAGGACGCGCTCGAGAAGGCGGTCGTGGCGGCGGAGCTGGTGCCGCGCGCGCCCGTGGTGGCGGTGATGGGACACGTGGATCACGGCAAGACGCTGCTCCTCGACTACATCCGGCGGACGAACGTCGTGGCGGGCGAGGCCGGCGGCATCACGCAGCACATCGGCGCGTACGAGGTCTCGCACGGCGGAAAGGGCATCACGTTCCTCGACACGCCGGGTCATGAGGCCTTCACCGCCATGCGCGCGAGGGGCGCGCAGGTCACCGACGTCGTCGTGCTCGTCGTCGCCGCCACGGAGGGGGTGATGCCCCAGACGCTCGAGGCGATCGACCACGCGAAGGCCGCGGGCGTCCCCGTGATCGTGGCCGTCAACAAGATCGACCTCCCGGCGGCGAATCCCGACAAGGTCAAGACCGAGCTCGCCAACGCGGGGCTCACGGTGGAGGAGTGGGGCGGTGGCACGGTGGCGGTCGAGACGTCGGCGAAGAGCGGACTCGGAGTGGACAAGCTCCTGGACATGGTCGTGCTGCAGTCGGAGCTCCTCGAGCTTCGGTCCACGCCAGATGGCCCGGCGCGAGGCGTCGTCATCGAGGTGGAGAAGGAGAGGGGGCGGGGCGTCGTCACGACCGTTCTCATCGAGGCGGGCACGCTCAGGGTGGGCGACCCGTTCGTCGTCGGGCTGGCCGACGGCAAGGTGCGGGCGCTGTACAGCGACCGCGGCGTCTCCCTGGAAACGGCGGGCCCGTCGACGCCCGTCCGGGTGTCCGGTCTCACGGGCGTCCCGCAGGCCGGCGACGTGCTGGCGGTCGTCTCGGACGAGCGCCTTGCCCGCGACATCAGCGCGAAGCGCCGCCAGCAGCAGTGGGAGCGGCAGACGCGATTCGAGCATCGGGTGACGCTGGAGGACCTCCACAAGCAGATCGCCGTCGGCGCCGTCAAGGAGCTGGGGATCATCATCAAGGGCGACGTGGACGGCTCGGTGGGGGCGCTCGCGGACGCGCTCGAGAAGCTGTCGACGCCCGAGGTCAAGGTCGTCGTCATCCGCAAGGCGGTCGGCGCCGTCACCGAGACGGACGTGCTGCTGGCCGCGGCGTCCAACGCGATCATCGTCGGGTTCCACATCAGCGCAGCGCCGCGGGTGAGGGAACTCGCGAAGCGCGAGCGCGTGGAGATCAGGCTCTACAAGGTGATCTACGAGGTGGTCGAGGACATCCGCGCGGCGATGGAGGGCCTCCTGGAGCCGGAGCGTCGCGAGGTTCCGGTCGGCAGGGCGGAGGTGCGCGAGGTCTTCCGCATCCCGAACAGAGGGCTCGTGGCCGGCTGCTACGTCCTCTCGGGATCGGTGAAGCGCGGGTCCCGAGCGCGCGTGATCCGTGACGAGATGGTGGTGTACGAGGGGACGATCGACTCGCTCAGGCGCTTCAAGGATGATGCGCGCGAGGTGCAGACCGGCTTCGAGTGCGGCATCGGCATGGAGGGCCTCGGCGACGTGCAGGCGAACGACCTCATCGAGACCTACGACATCGAGGAGGTCGCTCGGAAGCTGAGCGCGGCGTCCGGGCGCTAGCTGCGAGGGATCTCCCGATGGTCGTGGGTGCGTTGAGACTGCGCCTCTTCATCGGGCAGAGCAACTCGCTCAAGGCCCGCCGGAGCGTCGTGCGGAGCCTGAAGGACAGGATCAGATCGCGCTTCAACGTCTCGGTCGCCGAGGTGGGCGAGCAGGACCTCTGGCAGAGCGCGGCGATCGGCATCGCGGCTGTTGCGGCCGACGGCCGCGTCGTCGACGAGGTCCTCGCGGGCGTCGCGAGGCTGGTGGAGTCCGATCCGCGGGTCGAGGTCATCGAGCGCGAGCAGCGCCTGGCGTAGCGCGGCGCGGGACCACAGTGCGGAGCGGGTCATGGACCGGAAGCGAGCCCTGCGCGCCGCCGAGGCGATCCAACGGGAGATGGGTGACGTCCTCTCCCGGAGGATGAGAGATCCGCGACTGGCCATGATGGTCACGGTGACCCGCGTGGATGTCTCCGAGGACCTGC comes from the Candidatus Effluviviaceae Genus I sp. genome and includes:
- the nusA gene encoding transcription termination/antitermination protein NusA; translation: MNTGVLEALRRMAREKQLDQALLMEALEAGLLSAARKKYGLEAGVEVVVDDKHDTLGVYLKKAVVEETDDDVMEIELDEAREIDPSATVGDTVRVEVPFDEFGRNAVQAAKQIVVQRVREAEREQIYDEYQDRIGEIVTGDVQQIERGGIVVNLGRTEALLPAREQIRRERYRQGDRVRAYLLSVEKTTKGPQIILSRTQPNFLKKLFRMEVPEIYDSVVEIMAIAREAGGRSKVAVASHDERVDPVGACVGVKGSRIQTIVRELSGEKIDIVPWSSDPSVLVSRALNPAKVSKAILNDAEHSVRVIVPDDQLSLAIGKGGQNARLAAKLTGWKIDIVGETEHARDLEIGLAQRVGVGELPGVGPKLAAALAVAGYRYVRDLDGVTTEDLLKVPGVGEKTAEKISISVAAVLEVLEEEKQEMLREMEERARAEAMRRAEAQEPRYDAEPSEPGEADAEGEEPEEGAEEGDDAAPADASDEGAVEQGEAAATEGEAQPEER
- the infB gene encoding translation initiation factor IF-2, whose protein sequence is MTKKRIYQVAKEFRISSEALVGMLKKLGVDAASHMNTIEDDEIERARAEFEKEKEALKREYAKKLKRAVKEKAAAPASGAARATAPAPPPGGAKEPPAHEPPPARTPTATAKSAPTPVVPRYVKPVLPVGGIPVVKRIERPAAAPREGAAAQPAAPEKRKGAQRSVEPPPPAGPGPVGADALRATLAAREAAEALAKKKRRRRPRIDQKSVEDTVRRTLAGTLDQRGRRRHRRDRDEGEDVEGTVEERIPIPEFSSVAEFAERLGVPANDVIKKCMDLGLLVTINQRLDEDTILLLADEFDADVEFIHEYGEDILEDALEKAVVAAELVPRAPVVAVMGHVDHGKTLLLDYIRRTNVVAGEAGGITQHIGAYEVSHGGKGITFLDTPGHEAFTAMRARGAQVTDVVVLVVAATEGVMPQTLEAIDHAKAAGVPVIVAVNKIDLPAANPDKVKTELANAGLTVEEWGGGTVAVETSAKSGLGVDKLLDMVVLQSELLELRSTPDGPARGVVIEVEKERGRGVVTTVLIEAGTLRVGDPFVVGLADGKVRALYSDRGVSLETAGPSTPVRVSGLTGVPQAGDVLAVVSDERLARDISAKRRQQQWERQTRFEHRVTLEDLHKQIAVGAVKELGIIIKGDVDGSVGALADALEKLSTPEVKVVVIRKAVGAVTETDVLLAAASNAIIVGFHISAAPRVRELAKRERVEIRLYKVIYEVVEDIRAAMEGLLEPERREVPVGRAEVREVFRIPNRGLVAGCYVLSGSVKRGSRARVIRDEMVVYEGTIDSLRRFKDDAREVQTGFECGIGMEGLGDVQANDLIETYDIEEVARKLSAASGR
- a CDS encoding DUF503 domain-containing protein, whose amino-acid sequence is MVVGALRLRLFIGQSNSLKARRSVVRSLKDRIRSRFNVSVAEVGEQDLWQSAAIGIAAVAADGRVVDEVLAGVARLVESDPRVEVIEREQRLA